The genomic interval GGGCGCACCGAGGCGCATCCCCGCGACCGCGACTTCCTTCACATGCTTGTCGGCGGTGAAGCTTTCGGGGGCCGAAAGCCAGACGAACTCGACGCCTTCCTCCTCGGCATTGGCGACCTCGCGCTGCGATCCCGGCATATTCTCGCGGTCGCGGCGATAGAGGCATTTGACCGACTTCGCGCCCTGCCGCACCGCGGTGCGAACGCAGTCCATCGCGGTGTCGCCGCCGCCGATCACGACGACATGCTTGTCCGCAGCGTTCAGGCGGCCGTCGTCGAACGCCGGAACCGCGTCGCCGAAGCTCTTGCGGTTCGACGCGATCAGATAGTCGAGCGCGGCGATCACGCCATCGGCGCCATTGCCGGGGACGTTGATCTCGCGCGCCTTGTAGACGCCGGTCGCGATCAGGATCGCGTCATGCTTCTGGCGCAGCGCGTCGAGCGTCGCGTCTTCGCCGACCGCGAAACCGAGGTGGAAATGGATGCCGCCTTGGGTCAGCCGGTCGATGCGCCGCATCACGACATCCTTCTCGAGCTTGAAGCCGGGGATGCCATAGGTGAGGAGGCCGCCCGCGCGGTCGTGCCGGTCATAGACATGCACCTCATGCCCCTGCGCGCGCAGATATTCGGCCGCGGTCAGCCCCGCCGGGCCCGCGCCGATCACACCGACCGACTGGCCGGTCGCCGCGCCGGCGTGCAGCGGCTCGACCCAGCCCTCGGCCCAGGCGGTGTCGGTGATATATTTCTCGACGCTGCCGATCGTCACCGCGCCATGGCCCGAAAATTCGATCACGCAATTGCCTTCGCACAGGCGATCCTGCGGGCAGATGCGGCCGCAGATCTCGGGCATCGTCGAGGTCGCGTTGCTGAGCTCATAGGCCTCGCGCAGCCGGCCTTCGGCCGTCAGGCGCAGCCAGTCGGGGATATGATTGTGCAGCGGGCAATGCACCGAGCAATAGGGCACGCCGCATTGCGAGCAGCGCGCCGCCTGCGCATCGGCTTGCGGAGCCGCGTAACGCTCGGCGATCTCGCGAAAGTCGCGCGCGCGCTCTTCGGGCGAGCGCTTGTCCGGATAGGATTGTTCACGCCCCACAAATTGGAGCATGCGTTCGGAAGCCATGCAATATCCCCTTCGTTGAAGGCGGAATTGCATGGCCCGAAACGCCGTGTCACGGGCGAATTACGGGATAGGACAATATTCTTGACCTAAATTGGAGGGCAAATTTGCTCTCAAAGCGGTCTGCGCAATTATCTTTCGTCAATTAGTATCGTTTCGGACCTATCTCATGCCGAGCCAGATCAGCGCCGCGACGCCGACGATGATTCGGTACCAGGCGAAGGGCGCGAAACCATAGCGCGTGACCACGGCGAGGAAGGCCTTGATCACCGCCCAGGCGACGACGAACGAGACGAGCGAGCCGAGCGCGATCAGGCCGAGGTCGTTGGTTGTGATCGCGTCGCGATGCTTGAACAGCTGGAGCACGGTCGCGCCGGTCAGCGTCGGCAGCGCGAGGAAGAAGCTGAACTCGGC from uncultured Sphingopyxis sp. carries:
- a CDS encoding NAD(P)-dependent oxidoreductase codes for the protein MASERMLQFVGREQSYPDKRSPEERARDFREIAERYAAPQADAQAARCSQCGVPYCSVHCPLHNHIPDWLRLTAEGRLREAYELSNATSTMPEICGRICPQDRLCEGNCVIEFSGHGAVTIGSVEKYITDTAWAEGWVEPLHAGAATGQSVGVIGAGPAGLTAAEYLRAQGHEVHVYDRHDRAGGLLTYGIPGFKLEKDVVMRRIDRLTQGGIHFHLGFAVGEDATLDALRQKHDAILIATGVYKAREINVPGNGADGVIAALDYLIASNRKSFGDAVPAFDDGRLNAADKHVVVIGGGDTAMDCVRTAVRQGAKSVKCLYRRDRENMPGSQREVANAEEEGVEFVWLSAPESFTADKHVKEVAVAGMRLGAPDASGRRSPEADPGRKFDVPADMVIKALGFDPEELPHLFGSPDLSVTRWGTLRVDHQTMMTSLPGVFAAGDIVRGASLVVWGIRDGRDVSEQMAKWLKAKAKSEKKAA